The Pseudophryne corroboree isolate aPseCor3 chromosome 2, aPseCor3.hap2, whole genome shotgun sequence genome has a segment encoding these proteins:
- the LOC135051001 gene encoding uncharacterized protein LOC135051001, translating to MYHRFISLPQGQRLDETIKGFKKRGYPQCAGAIDGTHIPIIAPRDNPADYYNRKGWHSIVLQAVVDHKYCFTDVFIGWPGRSHDARVLANSDLYSIAEDKLGGWLFPREKSVIVHGVDIPVHLIGDAAYPLQRWLMKGYTQHVHLSPEQTSYTHALSSARMAVENAFGRLKGRWRCLMKRNDVDLKIMPDIVAACCILHNICEIQKENFLPEWNIHDHGAGVAVHDAPGVGGHDAASECIRATIAANLQTMLQ from the exons atgtaccatcgctttatttccttgccacaaggacagcggctagatgagactataaaagggtttaagaagcgtggctacccacagtgtgctggtgccatagatgggacccacatccccatcatcgccccccgtgacaacccagcagactattacaatcgtaagggttggcattccattgttctgcaagcggtagtggaccacaaatactg tttcacagatgtcttcatagggtggccaggacggtcacatgatgcaagggttctcgccaactccgatctttacagtattgctgaggacaagcttggtggatggcttttccctcgagag aaatcggtgatcgtacatggtgtggacatcccggtccatctcattggtgatgcagcatacccattacagcgctggctaatgaagggctacacccagcatgttcacttatcccccgaacagacatcatatacccatgccctaagttcggcccgtatggcagtggagaatgcgtttgggcgtttaaaaggacgctggcgctgcctcatgaagaggaatgatgtggacttgaaaataatgccagatatagtagcggcctgctgcattctccataacatatgtgagattcaaaaggaaaactttctccccgagtggaatatacatgatcatggggcgggggtcgctgtacatgatgcaccaggcgtgggggggcatgatgctgccagcgagtgcataagggccaccattgcagctaatcttcaaacaatgttgcagtag